From the Nostoc sp. PCC 7107 genome, the window GATATTTTCTGAAACTGTTGCATTCGTCCTCGGTAGTTGATCAGAACTTGATAACTACCAGCATTAGCGCGGATGTAACTACCATCATTAGATTCAAAAATCGGGAAAATGCCTTTACCTAACTGCAAATAATTAGGGTTATTTGCCCATGGTTTCTCAGTAATACCTTCAGGCTTTAAATATAATAAAGCTAATTTTAAAGCAAAGCTTTCGAGAACTTCGTCATTTTTTAAATTAACGTAGAGCAATCCTCTTCTAATTCTGCCATCTCCATCTATAGGCAAATCATTTGACCCAACTTGATGGCGTTGCTGCAATACCGGAGACGCATTAACTGGAGAACTGTCAATAGTATCAGAGACTTTCTTTACTCCAATTATATTAGGCGTAGATTTAAATACCTTAACTAAAGCTTGATGACCAGGATTAACAGGTAAATCACGATAAATATCTAAACCGATCGCCCTTGGTTTTTGTTGCTTAATTTGCTCTAATACACTAGCCAAAGCCACATCTGTCATTGGCCACTGCGTTTGCTGGCGAATATCCGCTTCATTAATTTCAACTATTACAATCCGGCTATCAACTGATTCTGATGGACGCATCTGAAAAAAATGATCCAATGCGACTAATTCCACCAATTGCAGCCATCCTGTTAACCGCAATCCAATTACTAAGGCTGTCACGCTAGGAACCGCAAATAGAACACCGCGCCATTGCCAAATTTGCGGCTTAAGTTTTGACCACATCATAAATTTTAAAAGTAAAAAAGAAAAAGGCAAAAGATGTTAATGTTTTTACTTTTGCCTTTTATATTTTGAATTCTATTCGCTACTCATTTTTTCACTCATACAGCAGTCAAGAAATTGCTCTGAAGCTAGTGCAGTCAACTTAACTGATTTTAGTAGTGTCCACCAATCCATCCTGACACGCCAATTTTTCGGCTCAGTGCGACGTAACTGTGCTGAAGTAGCTAATGCTTCATACCAAATCCCAGCATCTGCATAAAGACTAGGTAACTTTCGAGGTTGCGCCTTAGCCAATGCTGCTGACAATGAGGCTTCTGCTTCAGTGCGTTCTACCCAACCATCTACCCAAGGATTTGTACTGGAATCTTGCGAGTTGCAAACAACCGTCAAATACCAATGGTAAGTTTTACCAACTCTCAGTTCCGGGGCATTATTAGGGAGTGTAAAACTAATAATTCCAGGTTTATTGGGTAGTGTCAAAGTTGTTTCATAAACAGAGTTTTCATCTTTATCAGTTAATAAAATAAACTTGGCTGTTTTGACTGAAGATTGAGGAACAAACCAGAAAAATGTTGGGCGTTCAGCTAATGTTAGACCTAATTTATTTGGAGGTAGAAAAGAAACTATTTTTTTATTACCTTTCAAACAAGCAGAACCACGCGTTGAACCCCCAGCACTTGCAGGTGGGTCTCCTCGTTTTGGTGGTTTAAATGCTTGGCTAATTTGCCGTACTTGTGATTTGGGGGAAGATTCGGCTTTGACCTGTGCTGTGAGATGAGAAATTGGCAGAACATCCAAGCACAGTATTGAAAAGACTGCAAAATGTACAGATGACTTAATCCATTTCATATTGATGATAGTGCCTTGGTCTTAGATTTACCAAAACTGATAAATTTTTACGTACGAGCCTGTTCCAGGAATTTAGTAAGACCTGGTATTCAGCAGTCAGCTAAATCTAAGTGTTCCCAAAAATAACCTCAGAATTTGCACTCACTAAAAAGTACTGAAAGCTGATGTATAAATAGGTGGACTCAATAGTAATTCAAACTTGGCATCTTTACTGTTGACGATCGCTCTTTTAGCGCTGACTATTGACTATTGACTTTTGACGATTAACCAATGATTAAAATCGCAGTTATTGGGGTTGGGCGTTGGGGCGTACATTTACTGCGGAATTTTTTAGCGCATCCCCAAGTTAATGTAGTGGCGGTGGTAGATCCCCATACAGAAAGATTAACAGCAGTTAAGCAGCAATTTAATTTGGATGAAAGTGTATTATTAACAACTCAGTGGCAAGATTTAAAGGAAATCCCAGATTTGACAGCAGTGGCGATCGCCACGCCAGCCACAACTCACTATCCTTTAATTAAAGATGCTCTCCAGCAGGGATACCATGTTTTAGCCGAAAAGCCTTTAACTTTAGACCCCAAAGAATGTGAGGAACTTTGCTATTTAGCAGAGTTACAGCAATTAATTTTGATGGTTGACCATACCTATTTATTTCACCCAGCAGTCACAGCCGGAAAAGCGGTAGTAACCGCTGGTAAATTAGGTGAATTACGTTATGGTTATGCTTCTCGCACTCACTTGGGGCCAGTCCGCCAAGATGTGGATGCACTCTGGGACTTAGCGATTCATGATATTGCGATTTTTAACAACTGGCTGGGTCAAATACCTGTAAAGGTGCAAGCAACGGGGACTATTTGGTTACAAACTCCAGAAAACTCACCATCTGGTTTAGCAGATTTAGTTTGGGTAACGCTGACATACCCAAATAACTTTCAAGCATATATTCATCTGTGCTGGCTCAACCCTGATAAACAAAGACGATTAGCCGTTGTCGGTAGTCTGGGTAGTTTAATCTTTGATGAAATGTCTCCTGCTGCACCGTTAACTTTATTACATGGTGAGTTTGAACGCCAAGGAAATCAATTTATTCCTGTGAATCAAAGCCGCGAAGTAGTGGAATTACAATCAGGGGAACCATTACAACAAGTGTGCGATCGCTTTATTCAATCCATACTCCATAATCAACCTCCAGTTGTATCATCAGGTTGGGTAGGTGCAGAGTTAGTCAAAATTTTAGCTGCTTTAACCACATCTCTCAATCAGGGTGGACAACCTGTTCTTTTAACAAGCCTAATCTGTTGAGGTACTTAATACATTTGCTAATAAAATTGAACTAACCTCTGCGTTAAAAAACATTATTCATGTACCTTACTTAACGGAGAATTGCTATATTGCAGGGAACGAGGTTGAAATGCTTTTTAGGCGAGTGTAGGGTTTAGGGGTATAAATGAGCAAAATCATGACAACCTTACACCCAACCTCAACAATTAACTTGTGTGTCAGTCTTTTGTATTACTTCTGCGGGAATTGGTGAAGGCTGTAGAGACTCAGCTAGAGTAAATATATATAAATACAAGTTTTCAAATGACTATTTACTTTTATAAAGTTTGGCAACCTTACGGTTGTTTTTCTAACTTTTCTTCCCATCCTATCCAAATCCACGGTACTTATTGGTCAACAGTTGAGCATTATTATCAAGCCCAAAAGTTTGTCGGTAGCAAAGATGCCGCGATTATACCTGTGATTCATGCTGCGACTACACCAGAAGAGGCTGCTGCTTTAGGGCGCTGTAATTCACGCACACTGCGTTTAGATTGGGATGTAGTCAAGACTCAAGTTATGCGCGAGGCTGTACTCAAAAAATTTTTCACCCATAGCGATATTCGAGAAGTTTTACTAGCCACAGGTGACGAGATGATTGTTGAGAATTCTCCCACAGACTATTTTTGGGGTTGTGGTACAGATAAAACTGGTAACAACCATCTTGGTAAAATTTTGATGAATGTGCGCGAAGAAATCCGCCGATTACGCCTTTACTCAGTAATTACTAGTGATTGTCTCACAGAATAGCTACATATAAAAAAATAGCGGTACTGATACGGGAATGCTGACATTCCCTAAACTCAAAAAATTTAGCAATTGTTTCAATATATTTACTTAATTTGTTTGCATAAAAATAAAAAAATTATAAAAATCTCTTAAAATCATAGAAAAAATTTTGGAATTTGACGATTTGCATAATATCACCGAATACAGCATTCGGTAGTAAGTATAAAATTAGTTGATAATTAATATTTTCTCTTTAGTTATTAAACGTTAAAGATAGAAATGGCGGCTCAGGTTTGGCGACATTTTTCTAAGATTGTTTAATTATTTTTTTATTAGGTTTACTAGGCAATGGAATATACTGATAACCCAAGCGGTTCGCAGCCTTCTTTTCAGCAAGAAGGCTTATTACACCGGATAATTAACCGGATCAGGCGATCGCTGGAACTGCCAGATATTTTAACAGCCACCGTTGCCGAAATTCGTTTGTTTTTAGCTACAGACCGAGTTATGGTGTATCGGTTTGAGGCTGATGGTAGTGGTGAGGTGATTGCTGAATCTATTGATGGCCAGAGTTTACCATCCCTGCTAGGGTTGCACTTTCCGGCGACAGATATTCCCACAGAAAGCAGAAACAGGCTGCTGTTAGAACGGCAACGTGTAATTGTCGATGTATCTAGTAGCAAAGTTGGGTTATCGTCACTACAGTCAAACGACACAGAAGAACTCTTAGAAAGTGACAATATCCACTATCGACAAGTACATCCCTGCCACATTCAATATCTCACAGTAATGGGAGTACAGTCTTCCCTCGTGGTGCCAATTTTACATAACGAAATCCAAGGGGAATCACTAAAACCTTCACTGTGGGGATTATTGGCTGTTCACCACAGTCAACCACGAGAAATTTTGCCAGTAGAATTGACTTTAGTCCAGCAAGTTGTAGATCAAGTTGCGATCGCTATTGCCCAAAGTAATCTGTATACCCAAACTCTAGCAAGACAAAAGCGAGAAGAGACAATTAATCGCGTGACTACCCTGCTGCATAAATTACCAAAGCTTGAATTACAGGACGCTTTAGAAGCAACTATCACAGCCTTAGATGGCATAGGCGGTAGACTTTACATTGAGCCAACGGCAGAAATTTACACCTATGGCGATCAACCAAAAATGCCATTAGAGTTAGAAACTAGCATCATCGAACAACATCCTGTCTGGCAAAAATGGATGGATGAATGCAAACAAGGTCAAATTTGGGTGACAAATAACCTTTATAATGAAGCACATTTGCGTGTGTTAGCATTTGCATTTCGGTTAACCCAAATTCGAGGTATGTTAGTCATGCCTTTGCAATACCGAGAGCAATTTATTGGTGTGTTAAGTGTTTTTCGCCCAGAATTCAACACGGAAATATTATGGGCTGGACAACGTGAGCAAAATTCTCAACAACAGTTACCACAAATTTCTTTTGATGTGTGGCGAGAAGAAAGAACCGGGCAAGCCATTGCGTGGACAGATGATGAAATTTCTTTAGCACAGGCTTTATCTTCTAGCTTTTCTATTGCTATTCAGCAGCAACAAATGTACCAAGAAGTACAAATGCTCAATGCTAACTTAGAAGTGCGAGTAAAAGATAAAACTGCGGAGTTAGAAAAATCATTATCGTTTACTAAAGTAATCAAACAAGTTTCTGAGCAAATTCGCCGTTCATTAGACTTAAAAACTACATTACAAACTATTGTCCATGAAGTGCGATCGCTGCTTAATTCTGATAGAGTCATCATTTATCAAAAAAATGGCGCATCTGATGGTGAAGTTATTGTTGAAGAAATCAATGGTAATTGGTTATCAACTTTGGGAATTAAAACACCAGAAGGCTGTCTCCCTGATGAATCTGATCGTTTTTTTTCTCAGGGTAAAGTTAAAGCAATTAATAATGTCTCTACATATTCTTTAAGTGCTTGTCACCAAAAATTTTTGCAGAGTCTGCAAGTACAAGCTAATTTAACTGTTCCCATCAATATAGGTTCGCAACTTTGGGGTTTACTAATTGTGCATCAGTGTGCAACTCCCAGAAATTGGCAAGATACAGAAATTAATTTAATCCAACAGTTAGCAGATCAAGCTGCGATCGCTATTCAGCAAGCTCAACTTTATGAGCAAAGTTGTGCCGCTGAAACTGAAGCTAGAGCTAAAGCTACACAATTAGAACAAGCTTTGTTAGAACTTCAAGCAGCACAAACCCAATTAATTCAAACGGAAAAAATGTCTAGTTTGGGACAGCTAGTTGCAGGTGTCGCCCATGAAATTAACAACCCAGTTAATTTTATCTACGGTAATTTACACTATGCAAGTAAGTACACTCAAGATTTATTAAAAATAATCGACCTTTACCAATTACACTATCCCCAACCGCATCATGAAATTAGCTCCACAGCCAAAGCTATTGATTTAGAATTTTTAGCTGAAGATTTACCAAAAATGATTTCTTCTATGCAAGTTGGAGCCGAGCGTATTCGCTCAATTGTCTTATCTTTACGTAATTTTTCCCGCTTAGATGAGGCAGAAAATAAACCAGTTGATTTACATGAAGGCATAGATAATACTCTCTTAATTTTGCAACACCGCTTGAAAGCAAGTGTTTATTTTACTGGCATAGATATCATCAAAGACTATAGTGATTTACCATTGATAG encodes:
- a CDS encoding Gfo/Idh/MocA family protein; the protein is MIKIAVIGVGRWGVHLLRNFLAHPQVNVVAVVDPHTERLTAVKQQFNLDESVLLTTQWQDLKEIPDLTAVAIATPATTHYPLIKDALQQGYHVLAEKPLTLDPKECEELCYLAELQQLILMVDHTYLFHPAVTAGKAVVTAGKLGELRYGYASRTHLGPVRQDVDALWDLAIHDIAIFNNWLGQIPVKVQATGTIWLQTPENSPSGLADLVWVTLTYPNNFQAYIHLCWLNPDKQRRLAVVGSLGSLIFDEMSPAAPLTLLHGEFERQGNQFIPVNQSREVVELQSGEPLQQVCDRFIQSILHNQPPVVSSGWVGAELVKILAALTTSLNQGGQPVLLTSLIC
- a CDS encoding GAF domain-containing protein, yielding MEYTDNPSGSQPSFQQEGLLHRIINRIRRSLELPDILTATVAEIRLFLATDRVMVYRFEADGSGEVIAESIDGQSLPSLLGLHFPATDIPTESRNRLLLERQRVIVDVSSSKVGLSSLQSNDTEELLESDNIHYRQVHPCHIQYLTVMGVQSSLVVPILHNEIQGESLKPSLWGLLAVHHSQPREILPVELTLVQQVVDQVAIAIAQSNLYTQTLARQKREETINRVTTLLHKLPKLELQDALEATITALDGIGGRLYIEPTAEIYTYGDQPKMPLELETSIIEQHPVWQKWMDECKQGQIWVTNNLYNEAHLRVLAFAFRLTQIRGMLVMPLQYREQFIGVLSVFRPEFNTEILWAGQREQNSQQQLPQISFDVWREERTGQAIAWTDDEISLAQALSSSFSIAIQQQQMYQEVQMLNANLEVRVKDKTAELEKSLSFTKVIKQVSEQIRRSLDLKTTLQTIVHEVRSLLNSDRVIIYQKNGASDGEVIVEEINGNWLSTLGIKTPEGCLPDESDRFFSQGKVKAINNVSTYSLSACHQKFLQSLQVQANLTVPINIGSQLWGLLIVHQCATPRNWQDTEINLIQQLADQAAIAIQQAQLYEQSCAAETEARAKATQLEQALLELQAAQTQLIQTEKMSSLGQLVAGVAHEINNPVNFIYGNLHYASKYTQDLLKIIDLYQLHYPQPHHEISSTAKAIDLEFLAEDLPKMISSMQVGAERIRSIVLSLRNFSRLDEAENKPVDLHEGIDNTLLILQHRLKASVYFTGIDIIKDYSDLPLIECYAGQINQVFMNILTNAIDALENQGDLAQKKSLLPKPQISISTRLSTDRSRVLIRIADNGPGMTEDVRRRIFDPFFTTKSVGKGTGLGLAISYQIIVDKHGGMMDCISELGKGTEFWIEIPIKLLRKLNIEDQQEVENALEIDLQ
- a CDS encoding DUF928 domain-containing protein — its product is MKWIKSSVHFAVFSILCLDVLPISHLTAQVKAESSPKSQVRQISQAFKPPKRGDPPASAGGSTRGSACLKGNKKIVSFLPPNKLGLTLAERPTFFWFVPQSSVKTAKFILLTDKDENSVYETTLTLPNKPGIISFTLPNNAPELRVGKTYHWYLTVVCNSQDSSTNPWVDGWVERTEAEASLSAALAKAQPRKLPSLYADAGIWYEALATSAQLRRTEPKNWRVRMDWWTLLKSVKLTALASEQFLDCCMSEKMSSE
- a CDS encoding NADAR family protein: MTIYFYKVWQPYGCFSNFSSHPIQIHGTYWSTVEHYYQAQKFVGSKDAAIIPVIHAATTPEEAAALGRCNSRTLRLDWDVVKTQVMREAVLKKFFTHSDIREVLLATGDEMIVENSPTDYFWGCGTDKTGNNHLGKILMNVREEIRRLRLYSVITSDCLTE